In the candidate division WOR-3 bacterium genome, AATATACTCGATTATCCCAAGTTTGACCATTATCAATGCTAGTCGCAAGTCCCCAACCATAGGTCCCTGAACTTGTCATTGTCTCATAACATACGTAGATTCTTCCCAGTGCATCTTGCGCCATCGACAACAATTGATCATCATTATTATAAACATCATCAACATGAACATCAGCTTCCCAGGGAGCATCTCTTCCCTCTAACCATGGTGGATAGTTAGTTGTTCCTGTATAGATGACTTCAACCTGAACTGGGAACTTTTCTGCTTGCATTGTAATTCTATTCACTGCGCTTGCCGGTATAGATACCGGCTTCATTTCCGCAGCAACGACCATAATCAACAGACAAACAAGACACATGAGTCCTCTTTTCATACCTTCCTCCTTTCTATTAATCCATTATAAAACCATTACAATAAACCCCTCATTTCCCTCCTTTGTGACATGCAACTAAGACTTAAGTCTAATTCAAAAAACACCACTAACACACTTCTCCTATATTTTATTATAATAAACATTTTTGAAATGTCAAGTGTCAAATGGTCACCTTGACACTCCCCTTTTTTAGGGTATAATTCATTATGAAGGACTCGCTGTCTAAACTGAAACAGGACTGTGAAAGCAAGGAACTTAAGGTGATCTTTAACCGAAGCCCTGATTTTGACGAAGAAAGTTTGATTTCGCCCTTTATTCACTGGCAACCTCTCTTTGACCTCTACATCGTGAATCAAGAGGTGGTTGTCACTATTGAATTAGCCGGTGTCGATATAAAAGACTTGTCAGTCTATATCAATAAAAGATATATGGTCGTGGAAGGAGTAAGAAAATCAGCAAGTTTTATGAACAAAGATACCTGTATCTTTCATAACATCGAGATTCCTTATGGTCGTTTTTATCGAAGAATCGACTTTCCCCTGCTCATAGAACCCCGTGAATATCAATTCAATATGTGCAACGGGCTGTTGCTCATTAAATTCCCCGTTATGAAAGAAAAAGTCATTCCAGTGGAGGATGGTTAAGGATTGGAGGTTCTTTTATGGATGAAAACAAATCCATTCAAATCCCCGATGAACTGGGCATAATTCCGATAAAGGGCGGTGTTGTATTTCCTGACCAGCCCATTCCGTTGATCATCCATACTCCGAAACTTGCGAAATTGATTGATGAAATTCTCACGACGAACAAACTCGCCGGAGCACTGACCCAGCGCGATCCCAATATTGAAGAGCCCAAACCCAATGAGGTCTTCACCACGGGTTGCGTGATTCAAATAAACAAGATGCTCCGTTTTCCCGACGGCACGATAAGGTTGTTGATAAGAGGTCTGAAGCGGTTTAAGGTCGTCAAATTCACACAGACCGAGCCCTATTTAAAGGCGAAGATAAAGATAATAACCGGTGAACATAAAAGAACAATGGCGATTGAAGCCCTGATGCGCAATGTCGTGACGATGTTCCAGAACCTCGTCTCCCTGGCGCCTTATCTGCCTGATGAACTGGGCGCCATTATTCTCAATATCAATGACCCTGACCATCTCGCCGATTTCGTCACCAGCTATACAAACTTTGATTTCAACGAAAAGCAAAGCCTTCTTGAAATAGTCGATCCCAAAGAACGTCTCACCAAACTTATTCCGATGCTGCAGAAAGAAATCAGCATTCTGGAGCTCGGCGCCAAGATTCGTTCTCAGGTAAAGAACGAACTCGACAAAGGACAGCGTGAATTCTATCTGCGGGAACAGCTGAAGGCGATTCAGAAAGAACTGGGTGAAAGCGACGACCACAGTCGGGAGATTGAAGAATTGAGAAAAAAAATCCTTGCCGCCAAGATGCCTGAACAGACAGAAAAGGTTGCATTAAAAGAGCTGGAGCGCCTTTCACGTATTCCACCCCAGGCAGCGGAGTACACGGTTGCAAGGACCTACATAGATTGGCTCGTGACCATTCCCTGGTCAAAATCATCAAAAGACAACCTGGATATCAAGAGGGCGGAGAGAATCCTCAATGAAGACCACTATGACCTTGAAAAAGTGAAACAGCGGATCCTCGAATATCTCGCCGTCAAAAAACTGAAGCCCGATTCAAAAGGCACTATTCTGTGTTTCATCGGCCCGCCGGGCGTAGGTAAAACTTCTCTGGGCCGTTCTATTGCCCGCGCCCTCGGAAGAAAATTCGTCCGCATCTCACTCGGCGGCATCAGAGATGAAGCGGAAATCCGCGGACACCGCAGGACCTATGTCGGCGCACTGCCCGGCAGAATCATTCAATCCCTGAAAAATTGTGGAACGAATAATCCTGTATTTATGCTCGATGAAATCGACAAAGTCGGAGCTGATTTTCGGGGCGACCCTTCTTCGGCATTACTGGAAGTCCTTGACCCGGAACAGAACAACAGTTTTTCAGACCACTATCTCGAAGTCCCTTTTGACCTTTCAAAGGTTATGTTCATCGCAACGGGCAATGTCGTTGACCCGATAATTCCGGCGTTAAAAGACCGTATGGAAATCATCGAGTTGCCCGGTTATATACTTGAAGAGAAACTTCAGATTGCAAAAAAATACTTGATTCCGAGAAGGATTCAAGAAAGCGGCTTGAAGAACACCCATGTGGCTTTCACCGACGGTGCACTGAAAAGACTTATATCTGAATATACCAAAGAAGCCGGAGTAAGGAATCTTGAACGGGCGATCGGGTCAATATGCCGTAAAATAGCAAAACGTGTCGCTGAAGGAAAACGGCGGAAAGTGACGATCACCGCAAAGAAACTCCAGCAATTCCTGGGACCGCCCAAGACCTATTCTGAAGTGGCGGCGCGCAAAGGAGAGATCGGAGTAGCGACCGGCCTGGCGTGGACGCCCTTTGGCGGAGAAATCCTCTTCGTCGAATCCATCACCATGTTCGGCAAAAAAGGATTGATTCTCACCGGCTTACTGGGTGATGTTATGAAAGAATCCTGTCAGGCGGCCCTTTCCCATCTGAAAACCAAATTTCCATCCTGGAATCTGCCGGAAGATTTTCTGAAAGATAAAGACATCCATATCCATATTCCTTCTGGCGCAATACCGAAAGACGGTCCTTCAGCCGGTCTGGCAGTGGCGATGTCACTTGCTTCGCTCTTCAAACAAAAACCGATAAACCCGAAAATCGCCTTTTCCGGTGAAATCACCCTCACCGGCAGGGTGCTGCCTGTCGGTGGCATCAAAGAAAAGGTGATCGCCGCGAAACGGGCCGGGATTGAAACGGTCGTTCTTCCCCTGGATAACAAAAAAGAACTTTCAGAAATCCCCAAACACGTCAAGGCGGGTTTATCATTCATCTTCGTGAAAAACATCGACCAGGCGTTGAGGATCGCCTCTTTTTCCAAAACCGCGGGAAGGAAAAAACTGAAAAGATGATTCTTTTGATTTTTCTGTACGCCCAAGTCACCTGGCAGGCTGTAAACCGACCATACAGCGAGCTCGAACAGGAGCTCGTAATATACTTCTCCATCTCTGAAAATAGATTAAAACCAGTGGCTGAAGACTCGCTCTTCTATGTCGAATACGAAACCCAATTAAAGGTCTTCGACAAAAAACACAACCAGTTGACCGGAGACTACTGGGAGACAAAACATATTCGGGACACTGCCACCATAAACGACTCCGTAAAACTGAAAATGCCCAAGGAGAGTGACTACTTCGAGATGAAAATTATTGATCTGAACGGAGGTGAAGTCTTCAGAACCACTGATAAAATATTAAAGATAAAATATATCGGCGATATACAATGGAGTATAACGAAAGATACTTTAACCGTCGTATATACAATAATCAATCCGAATGCCGAGGTTGATTGGATGTTGATAAAGATAGAGGAGCTCGAACAGACATTCACCGTGGAGAAGGGACGGTTTCATGACACCATCAAGGTGGATGTAAGTACACTTCCAAACGGGAATTACAAACTCCGGATTGAGATGTATGCCGATTCAAGAAAACTGGACCTGGTTCAGGTGCCGATCACCGTATCCAGAATTTTTTTCCTGGATGATGCCTCCTGGAACCTGAAGGTCGAACAACTGATGTATATCGCCACACCGAATGAAATAAAAAAACTGAAGGATGCGAAGAAGAGTGAACGGGATTCGCTGTGGCGTAGTTTCTGGGAACAGCATGATCCGACTCCGAACACCCCTTATAACGAAAAAGAGATTGAGTATTTTGAACGCATCGAATATTGCGAAGCCCACTTTTCCCACGGCGACACCGGCTGGCGCAGTGACCGGGCCAAGATATATGTGAAGTACGGGCCACCGGATGAGATTCAATCATATCCCTATTATAGTCCCCCGAAAAATCCTTACAATCCCATACCCACACTATACGACGCCTATCTTGTCTGGAATTATTACCGCATCAATCGTCAATTCATCTTTGGAGACAAACATGGTCTGGGTCAGTATATTCTTCTGAACCCCGGAGGATCTAATTTATGATTGTTCTCCTGTTTTTTCTCACATCGGTCGACACCCTTAATTTTTACGTCGATCCTGTTGTCTATCGTTCAACAATAACAATAATGGACACCATTGAACAGACAACAAAAAAAGAAGACATCTTCTATCTGGAATTCAACTGCGCCATTCCTTATCATGAACTTTCTTTTGAAACGAAAGACAACACAATCAGAGGAAGGGCGACCATCACCTTCAAACTCACAAATCTCAACCGAGCCGATTCGTTAATCGATACCCTATATCGGCAGTTCAGTATTCCATCCTTTGCCACGGCGGCGAAAGAGCAGATTTCTTTCATCATACAATTCGGCCTTCATCTTCCTGCCGGTGATTACCGCTATGAAATCAAGGTCATCTCAGGTGATAAAGAAGGAAAAACAGAAAAAAAATTGTCCATTTGCAAAAAAGACTACCGAATGAGCGATCTCCTTCTTGCAAAAGAGATCGTAAAAGACACCATTGAGAACTATCTGCGTAAAGGGAACCTCAGGGTGGTGCCCCATCCCTCACACTGGTTTACTGAACGCTACACAACCCTCTATATCTACTATGAAATTTATGACATTGTTCCTGATTCAAACAGAATAAAGGTCGTTTATACAATCAAAGATGAAGCAGGAAAGACTCTGCGTAAAATACCTCAATATGTGGAAAAGAAATTCACATCCCAGGCACTGAACTTGGGTTTGAATATCGAAACATTTAAAACAGGTCGCTACACCCTCGTGGTCGAAGTCGAAGATCCAACTGCAGCGGCGCCGAGCCGTAAACAAACTTCCTTCCGAATCATCAAGGCCGTCAAAGAAGAGCCGATAAGCTACGAGGGGTTACCCTACTACGATAAAATCGGTATCTTTCTCTCACCCGCAGAATACAGGGCTTTCCAAAATATGCCGGAGCAGGGCAAAAAAACCTATCTCCAGAAATTCTGGACTAAAATGGACTACTTTGAAATCGCCCGGCGGTTCGAATATGCAGAAGACCATTACCGCCAGGGGAACAAACCCGGCTATGAAACAGACCGCGGAAAAATCTATGTAAAATACGGTCCGCCCGATGAAAAAGAACTGAGTACGATCGCTATAGAAGAATCAAAACCTTATGAACGATGGTACTACTTCAACGGCTATCAGTTCATCTTCGTCGACGTCCGCGGGACAAATGAGTTCACCTTAGTGTGGACGAATGTAAGGGATGAACATTCCCAGCCGACTTTATACAAATATCTCCCCGCAGCAATCCGAGAGGAGATTAAATAGAACTTGTGGAGCTAATAAAGGAGGTAAATATGGAATTAAATCAAGATATTAAATTAGAAATCAATAAAATAATCAGTGAAACGATCAAGCAGGAACTACGGCATAGTGTAGAAACTATAAAAAATGATTTCATATCATATATAGAAAAACACAGTGAATGTAACCAAAAAATTTATGATGAAATACATTCATTAAAAGAACTTATTGAATCATCCACAATTCTTAAAAAAGAAAGAATTGCCTTATTTGTCGATTCCCAGAATCTATACTATTCAGCCCGTATGGGTTATGCAGCCAAAGTAAATTACGAAAAGCTTCTTAATCTCATCACCGGCAACAGAAAGATGGTTAAAGCATTCGCATATATCGTACAGCCGCCCGACGGTGACGTAAAACCGTTTGCCACAAGTCTTGAACGAATCGGTTATCTCGTCAAGATCAAAGACGTCAGGACGCGCGCCGATGGTTCGGCAAAGGCGAATTGGGATATGGGTATCGCCCTTGACATTCTCGGAATCCTGGACAGGGTCGACACGATCGTCCTCGCATCGGGAGACGGAGATTTTGCACCACTGGTTGATTTTATAAAAGCCAAGAATAAACGTGTTGAAATCTTTGCCTTTGCGGAAAACACCGCTTATGATTTAAAGGAGAAAGCGGATAAATTCGTCCCCCTCGGTGAAAATATTATACTGACATGATTGACTATCACATTCATACCAGCCATTCAGTCGACGCCGAAGGTTCGATAAAAGGCTACTGTGAACAGGCGGTAAAAACAGGGCTCAAGGAAATATGTTTCACCAATCACTGTGAACTCGACCGGATGCGTGACGATAACTTGATAAGGTTCAATACCGACGTAGAGCCGATAACGCACAATAATCTTTTGAAACTGCAGGAAGAAATTCTTCAGGCGAAAGAGCATTATAAAAAGTTCGGCCTTGCAGTAAAATTCGGGCTTGAGGTGGGTTATTACGAAGGTATTGAATCACGCCTCAAGGAAATTACAGAAGGGCTCGAACTCGATTTCTTGCTCGGCAGCATACACTGTCTTGACCATATCTGTATCGACAGCTCAAAAGAACACGAAATCTATTTTTCCCGACATCCTGTGCAGGAACTCCTGGTGAAATACTTCCAGGAAGTCGAGAAGCTCGTCAACAGCGGACTTTTCGATTCAATCGGGCACCTGGATGTCTACAAGAAATACGGCATAAAATACTACGGAGAAGAGATAAGAACCGTTCAGGATGACATCTTACGCAAACTCTTCAAATTGATGAAAGAAAAAAATATCGCACTGGAAATCAACACCGCCGGACTGCGGAGGATCAATGAATTCTACCCTTCCCCCTCGATCATGAAGATGGCTTACGACGCCGGGATAAAATTGCTTACAGTCGGCTCGGATGCCCATAAAGTCGAAGACCTCGGCAAAGATATAGACAAGGCTGTAGCTTATGCAAAATCGTTCGGTTTCGACACACTCGTTCGTTTTGAAAAAAGAAAATCCATCCCCATAAACGTCTGATTGACTTTCAATAAATTCTGGGTATAATAATACTACTATGACAGAGCGGATAACCAATGTTTACATAGAAGACGAAATAAAATCATCTTATCTCGATTATGCAATGAGTGTAATCGTTGGCCGGGCTCTGCCCGACGCCCGTGACGGTCTCAAACCGGTACAGCGGCGCATCCTCTATGCAATGAATGAAGCAGGAATGCACTCCAACCGTCCCTTCAAAAAGTCAGCGACCGTGGTCGGTGATGTGCTCGGTAAATATCACCCGCATGGCGATATGGCGATCTACGATGCACTTGTCCGGATGGCTCAAAGCTTTTCCATGCGTTATGCACTGGTCGACGGTCAGGGTAATTTCGGCTCAATCGACGGAGATGCCCCTGCTGCATACCGTTACACCGAAGCAAGACTCACTGCTCTCGCTGAAGAAATGCTGAAAGATCTAAACAAGGATACTGTCGACTTCACTCCTAATTTCGACGGCAGGCTCAAAGAACCAGTAGTCCTTCCTTCGGCGTTTCCCACCCTTTTGTGCAACGGGTCTTCAGGTATCGCCGTGGGGATGGCGACGAATATTCCACCCCATAATATGAACGAACTGACAGATGCGCTCATCGCGATGATCGACAATCCTGAAATAAAGACTGAAAAACTTCTGGAACTTGTGCCCGGCCCTGATTTTCCGACGGGCGGAATCATCATTGGAAAAACGGGTATAACCCAGGCGTATAAAACAGGCAGAGGACGTATTGTATTAAGAGGAAAGATAAGGATAGAAGATATAAAAGGCGGAAAGCAGGCGATTGTAATAACCGAAATTCCTTATCAGGTCAACAAGGCGAGCCTTCTGGAAAAAATAGCGAGTCTGGCAAGGGCAAAAAAGATTGAGGATGTGACGGACTTACGGGATGAATCCGATAAAGATGGCATAAGGGTCGTGATTGAATTGAAACGCGATGCCAATCCCCAGATCGTGTTGAACAACCTTTATAAGTATACCTCATTGCAGACAACCTACAGTATTCAACTGCTCGCCCTTGTTTCCGGAGCTCCGAAAACCCTTTCGTTGAAAGAACTACTCCAGCAATTTCTCGATTTTCGTTTCGAGGTGATTACCCGCCGGACAAAGTTTGAGCTGGCTGAGGCGGAAAAACGCGCCCACATTCTGGAAGGACTGAAGATTGCAATCGAAAACATCGATGAAGTCGTAAAGATCATAAAAAAATCCAAAGACGTCAAGACCGCCCGCCAGAAATTGATGCAAAGATTTTCATTAACAGAGATTCAGGCGCAGGCGATCCTCGATATGAGACTGGCCAAGTTGACCAATCTCGAAAAGGACGCCCTTGATAAAGAATATCTCGGTCTTATAAAAGAGATCGCCCGATTAAAATCAATCCTCAGTTCTCCCAAGGGTGTTTATGCACTCATAAAAAAAGAATTAAAGGAACTGAGTAATAAATACAGAGAACCCCGCAGAACCCAGATCATCGACGCCGAACCTGAAGAATTAACCATCGAAGACCTCATCGGCGAAGAAGATATGGTCATCACCCTGACCCATCGCGGCTATATAAAACGCCAGCCGATTTCAACCTACCGCAAACAGATGCGCGGCGGCCAGGGAAGAAAGATAGTGGAAATCGGGGATGAAGATTTCGCAACCCAGCTGCTCATAACAGTGACCACGGACACCCTGTTGTTTTTCTCAGATAAAGGCAAGGTCTATGCGCGTAAGGTCTATGAGATTCCTGAAGCAGGGCCTTTTTCCAAAGGACGTTCCATCGCCAACTTCATAGAACTCAGCGAAGGAGAAAAAATCTCAGCCTGTTTGATGTCTATAAAACAGTTTTCCAACGACCACTTCATCTTTATGGCGACCAAGAACGGAAAAGTGAAAAAGACCAATCTTGCGGATTTTGCGAACATCAGAAGAAAAGGTATCATTGCGATCAACCTCCTCCCTGACGACAGATTGATTGAAGTCGGTTTGACCAACGGAGACAACTCGATACTGCTTACGACGAGGGACGGTCTGACGATAAGATTTTCTGAAAAGCTGATAAGACCGATGGGCCGGAATGCCGGTGGTGTACGGGGAATAAAATTGTCGAAAGGGAATGAAGTCGTTGGATTCAATATCGCCCGTGAAAACGAAGACATGCTCATCATCAGTGAAAGAGGCATTGGCAAACGCGTCAAGTTCTCTTCCATAGGAGAAAAGGGAAGAGCGGGTAAAGGAATGAAGGCGATGACCATCGATCAAAAAACAGGTAAGGTCGCCGGGGTTACAAATGTGAACGATGAAGACGACCTCATCGTAATGACAAAGGCGGGCAAGGTCATCAGAACACCCGTAAAGATGATAAAGGTGTTAAGCCGACAGGCAAAGGGAGTTAAAATCATCTCGTTGAGCAAAAATGATAGGGTCTGTTCCATCGCCTGCATCAAGGCGCAGATATAACGGCGCCGTCATGCACGATCTCGATTATGCGTAAATCCTGGGATGAATATTTCATGTCCATCGCCGAACTCGTGTCAGAG is a window encoding:
- a CDS encoding histidinol-phosphatase HisJ family protein, encoding MIDYHIHTSHSVDAEGSIKGYCEQAVKTGLKEICFTNHCELDRMRDDNLIRFNTDVEPITHNNLLKLQEEILQAKEHYKKFGLAVKFGLEVGYYEGIESRLKEITEGLELDFLLGSIHCLDHICIDSSKEHEIYFSRHPVQELLVKYFQEVEKLVNSGLFDSIGHLDVYKKYGIKYYGEEIRTVQDDILRKLFKLMKEKNIALEINTAGLRRINEFYPSPSIMKMAYDAGIKLLTVGSDAHKVEDLGKDIDKAVAYAKSFGFDTLVRFEKRKSIPINV
- a CDS encoding Hsp20/alpha crystallin family protein, which translates into the protein MKDSLSKLKQDCESKELKVIFNRSPDFDEESLISPFIHWQPLFDLYIVNQEVVVTIELAGVDIKDLSVYINKRYMVVEGVRKSASFMNKDTCIFHNIEIPYGRFYRRIDFPLLIEPREYQFNMCNGLLLIKFPVMKEKVIPVEDG
- the gyrA gene encoding DNA gyrase subunit A; translated protein: MTERITNVYIEDEIKSSYLDYAMSVIVGRALPDARDGLKPVQRRILYAMNEAGMHSNRPFKKSATVVGDVLGKYHPHGDMAIYDALVRMAQSFSMRYALVDGQGNFGSIDGDAPAAYRYTEARLTALAEEMLKDLNKDTVDFTPNFDGRLKEPVVLPSAFPTLLCNGSSGIAVGMATNIPPHNMNELTDALIAMIDNPEIKTEKLLELVPGPDFPTGGIIIGKTGITQAYKTGRGRIVLRGKIRIEDIKGGKQAIVITEIPYQVNKASLLEKIASLARAKKIEDVTDLRDESDKDGIRVVIELKRDANPQIVLNNLYKYTSLQTTYSIQLLALVSGAPKTLSLKELLQQFLDFRFEVITRRTKFELAEAEKRAHILEGLKIAIENIDEVVKIIKKSKDVKTARQKLMQRFSLTEIQAQAILDMRLAKLTNLEKDALDKEYLGLIKEIARLKSILSSPKGVYALIKKELKELSNKYREPRRTQIIDAEPEELTIEDLIGEEDMVITLTHRGYIKRQPISTYRKQMRGGQGRKIVEIGDEDFATQLLITVTTDTLLFFSDKGKVYARKVYEIPEAGPFSKGRSIANFIELSEGEKISACLMSIKQFSNDHFIFMATKNGKVKKTNLADFANIRRKGIIAINLLPDDRLIEVGLTNGDNSILLTTRDGLTIRFSEKLIRPMGRNAGGVRGIKLSKGNEVVGFNIARENEDMLIISERGIGKRVKFSSIGEKGRAGKGMKAMTIDQKTGKVAGVTNVNDEDDLIVMTKAGKVIRTPVKMIKVLSRQAKGVKIISLSKNDRVCSIACIKAQI
- a CDS encoding NYN domain-containing protein, encoding MELNQDIKLEINKIISETIKQELRHSVETIKNDFISYIEKHSECNQKIYDEIHSLKELIESSTILKKERIALFVDSQNLYYSARMGYAAKVNYEKLLNLITGNRKMVKAFAYIVQPPDGDVKPFATSLERIGYLVKIKDVRTRADGSAKANWDMGIALDILGILDRVDTIVLASGDGDFAPLVDFIKAKNKRVEIFAFAENTAYDLKEKADKFVPLGENIILT
- the lon gene encoding endopeptidase La — its product is MDENKSIQIPDELGIIPIKGGVVFPDQPIPLIIHTPKLAKLIDEILTTNKLAGALTQRDPNIEEPKPNEVFTTGCVIQINKMLRFPDGTIRLLIRGLKRFKVVKFTQTEPYLKAKIKIITGEHKRTMAIEALMRNVVTMFQNLVSLAPYLPDELGAIILNINDPDHLADFVTSYTNFDFNEKQSLLEIVDPKERLTKLIPMLQKEISILELGAKIRSQVKNELDKGQREFYLREQLKAIQKELGESDDHSREIEELRKKILAAKMPEQTEKVALKELERLSRIPPQAAEYTVARTYIDWLVTIPWSKSSKDNLDIKRAERILNEDHYDLEKVKQRILEYLAVKKLKPDSKGTILCFIGPPGVGKTSLGRSIARALGRKFVRISLGGIRDEAEIRGHRRTYVGALPGRIIQSLKNCGTNNPVFMLDEIDKVGADFRGDPSSALLEVLDPEQNNSFSDHYLEVPFDLSKVMFIATGNVVDPIIPALKDRMEIIELPGYILEEKLQIAKKYLIPRRIQESGLKNTHVAFTDGALKRLISEYTKEAGVRNLERAIGSICRKIAKRVAEGKRRKVTITAKKLQQFLGPPKTYSEVAARKGEIGVATGLAWTPFGGEILFVESITMFGKKGLILTGLLGDVMKESCQAALSHLKTKFPSWNLPEDFLKDKDIHIHIPSGAIPKDGPSAGLAVAMSLASLFKQKPINPKIAFSGEITLTGRVLPVGGIKEKVIAAKRAGIETVVLPLDNKKELSEIPKHVKAGLSFIFVKNIDQALRIASFSKTAGRKKLKR
- a CDS encoding GWxTD domain-containing protein, translating into MSDLLLAKEIVKDTIENYLRKGNLRVVPHPSHWFTERYTTLYIYYEIYDIVPDSNRIKVVYTIKDEAGKTLRKIPQYVEKKFTSQALNLGLNIETFKTGRYTLVVEVEDPTAAAPSRKQTSFRIIKAVKEEPISYEGLPYYDKIGIFLSPAEYRAFQNMPEQGKKTYLQKFWTKMDYFEIARRFEYAEDHYRQGNKPGYETDRGKIYVKYGPPDEKELSTIAIEESKPYERWYYFNGYQFIFVDVRGTNEFTLVWTNVRDEHSQPTLYKYLPAAIREEIK
- a CDS encoding GWxTD domain-containing protein; translated protein: MILLIFLYAQVTWQAVNRPYSELEQELVIYFSISENRLKPVAEDSLFYVEYETQLKVFDKKHNQLTGDYWETKHIRDTATINDSVKLKMPKESDYFEMKIIDLNGGEVFRTTDKILKIKYIGDIQWSITKDTLTVVYTIINPNAEVDWMLIKIEELEQTFTVEKGRFHDTIKVDVSTLPNGNYKLRIEMYADSRKLDLVQVPITVSRIFFLDDASWNLKVEQLMYIATPNEIKKLKDAKKSERDSLWRSFWEQHDPTPNTPYNEKEIEYFERIEYCEAHFSHGDTGWRSDRAKIYVKYGPPDEIQSYPYYSPPKNPYNPIPTLYDAYLVWNYYRINRQFIFGDKHGLGQYILLNPGGSNL